One window of the Eucalyptus grandis isolate ANBG69807.140 chromosome 6, ASM1654582v1, whole genome shotgun sequence genome contains the following:
- the LOC108960647 gene encoding probable disease resistance protein At1g61310 encodes MDVNKCLGVADNLSSIVPKVKDFGRVKTIMHALERNMEMVSAKKADISIQLELEEQRPGKKRKREVDLWIQRAGSMEDRVHKLGRKVKETHFLLRFMLASQVISLWTELNILHEKGRFDHGLTQDVKPARGYELRPGELVGQASQTKSNEIWDRLMKEEVPRMGVWGQEGAGKTFLAKHIHDRIVRDCPRFDGACLVNVSQEGTIGTIQTDIAKYLELDLTVVSAVYWGARLREALQGKRLLIILDDVGRPYSLEEVGITLARDGCKLIVTSRSRDVCKQMNCHELVHVPHWSEEERWLGYEAVDDYAWER; translated from the coding sequence ATGGATGTCAACAAATGTTTGGGAGTTGCCGATAATCTCTCGAGTATTGTTCCGAAGGTCAAAGACTTCGGCAGAGTCAAAACGATTATGCATGCTCTGGAAAGGAATATGGAAATGGTGTCGGCCAAGAAGGCGGACATAAGTATCCAGCTAGAGCTCGAAGAGCAGAGAccgggaaagaaaaggaagagagaagttGATTTGTGGATTCAAAGAGCAGGATCGATGGAGGATCGAGTCCACAAGTTAGGACGAAAAGTCAAAGAGACGCATTTCCTTCTTCGTTTCATGTTGGCGAGTCAGGTGATTAGTCTTTGGACTGAATTGAACATATTGCACGAGAAGGGTAGATTTGATCACGGTCTTACGCAGGATGTGAAACCGGCCCGCGGCTATGAACTGCGGCCAGGTGAACTAGTGGGACAAGCTTCTCAAACAAAAAGTAATGAGATCTGGGATCGCTTGATGAAGGAAGAGGTGCCCCGCATGGGTGTTTGGGGACAGGAGGGAGCGGGCAAAACCTTTCTCGCGAAGCACATACATGATCGGATAGTGCGAGACTGTCCAAGATTCGATGGTGCTTGTTTGGTCAATGTATCGCAAGAAGGCACCATTGGCACGATACAAACTGACATCGCGAAATATCTCGAACTAGATTTGACGGTGGTGAGCGCCGTCTACTGGGGCGCAAGACTGAGGGAGGCATTGCAGGGCAAGAGACTCCTCATTATCTTGGACGATGTTGGGAGACCTTACTCTTTGGAAGAAGTGGGTATAACCCTAGCGAGAGATGGATGTAAATTGATAGTGACGTCACGATCGAGGGACGTGTGCAAGCAAATGAATTGCCACGAGCTTGTCCATGTGCCTCACTGGTCAGAGGAAGAGAGATGGTTAGGGTATGAGGCCGTCGATGATTATGCCTGGGAACGTTAA
- the LOC104448434 gene encoding 3-deoxy-manno-octulosonate cytidylyltransferase, mitochondrial, which translates to MNPMSICTSSSSSSSGSSSSSSYSTAKAWIVHGIVAGVAVAAAIGARAYLGRAAKFRSRVVGIIPARFASSRFQGKPLVPILGKPMIQRTWERAKLAASLDHVVVATDDEKIAECCRGFGADVIMTSESCRNGTERCNEALQKLDKKYDIVVNIQGDEPLIEPEIIDGVVKALQAAPDAVFSTAVTSLKPEDAFDPNRVKCVVDNRGYAIYFSRGLIPHNKSGKVNPKFPYLLHLGIQSYDSKFLKIYPELQPTPLQLEEDLEQLKVLENGYKMKVIKVDHEAHGVDTPEDVQKIESYMLERNLS; encoded by the exons ATGAACCCAATGTCGATCTGCACCtcgtcgtcgtcctcgtcgtccgggtcgtcttcgtcttcttcgtaTTCCACCGCCAAAGCGTGGATCGTGCACGGGATCGTCGCCGGCGTGGCGGTcgcggcggcgatcggcgcTCGGGCTTATCTCGGCAGGGCCGCCAAGTTCCGGAGCCGGGTCGTGGGCATCATACCGGCCAGATTCGCTTCGTCTCGGTTTCAGGGCAAGCCTCTGGTCCCCATTCTGGGCAAGCCCATGATCCag AGAACGTGGGAGAGAGCTAAACTAGCTGCTTCTTTGGATCATGTTG TTGTGGCAACGGATGATGAAAAGATAGCAGAATGTTGTCGAGGATTTGGTGCAGATGTGATAATGACATCTGAATCATGTCGGAATG GCACTGAACGCTGCAATGAAGCTCTACAAAAGCTTGACAAAAAGTATGACATAGTTGTCAACATCCAGGGGGATGAGCCTCTTATCGAACCCGAGATAATTGATGGAGTTGTTAAAGCTCTGCAG GCTGCTCCAGATGCAGTATTTAGCACTGCAGTTACCTCGTTAAAGCCTGAAGATGCGTTTGATCCAAATCGTGTTAAATGTGTAGTAGATAATCGTGGCTATGCTATTTACTTCTCTAGGGGGTTAATTCCACATAACAA GTCTGGAAAGGTCAATCCTAAGTTTCCctatttgcttcatcttggaATTCAG AGCTATGATTCAAAGTTTCTAAAGATATATCCAGAGCTTCAGCCTACCCCACTCCAGCTTGAGGAGGATCTAGAACAGCTTAAAGTTCTGGAGAATGGTTATAAAATGAAG GTAATAAAGGTTGATCATGAGGCTCACGGTGTTGATACTCCAGAAGATGTTCAGAAAATAGAATCATACATGCTTGAAAGGAACTTGTCCTAG